The following proteins come from a genomic window of Bradyrhizobium paxllaeri:
- a CDS encoding carboxymuconolactone decarboxylase family protein — MSKSELFEKGLKVRKEVLGEDYVNKSIAGADEFTRTMAEWSTEFCWGALWTRPGMDRRTRSIVNLAMLGALNRPHELKLHVKGALKNGLTKDEIKEILLQVAVYCGVPAGIDAFRNAREAFNEVEAK, encoded by the coding sequence ATGAGCAAAAGCGAACTGTTCGAAAAGGGCCTCAAGGTCCGCAAGGAAGTGCTCGGCGAGGACTACGTCAACAAGTCGATCGCGGGCGCCGATGAATTCACCCGCACGATGGCCGAATGGTCGACCGAATTCTGCTGGGGGGCGCTGTGGACCCGGCCTGGGATGGACCGGAGAACCCGCAGCATCGTCAATCTGGCGATGCTCGGCGCGCTGAACCGTCCGCACGAACTGAAGCTGCATGTCAAAGGCGCGCTAAAGAACGGCCTCACCAAGGACGAGATCAAGGAAATCCTGCTGCAGGTGGCGGTCTACTGCGGCGTGCCTGCCGGTATTGATGCCTTCCGCAACGCGCGCGAGGCGTTCAACGAAGTCGAGGCAAAGTGA
- a CDS encoding N-acyl homoserine lactonase family protein — protein sequence MAEQEYELFAIRYATRDARRSDHFIGGDPHDGPMPMDYFMWVARGGGRTFVIDTGFNVEVSKKRNRTFLRCPVETLDAFGIDVNAVEDVILTHLHYDHAGNFDRFPKARFHLQERELAYATGRFMRYPRLSHSFEVEDICGIVRLNYARRVLFYNGDAELAPGLTIHAAGGHSAGLQFVRVRTRRGFVVLASDVSHFYENMASERPFTTALHIGEMLEGFERLLTLAPDENHIVPGHDPLVMKLYPAPSPALEGIAVRLDVPPSGFAPVRADFLQGH from the coding sequence ATGGCTGAGCAGGAGTATGAACTCTTCGCCATTCGCTATGCGACCCGCGATGCGCGGCGCAGCGATCACTTCATCGGCGGAGATCCGCACGACGGACCGATGCCGATGGACTACTTCATGTGGGTGGCGAGAGGAGGGGGACGTACCTTCGTCATCGATACCGGCTTCAACGTGGAAGTATCGAAGAAGCGCAATCGGACTTTCCTGCGTTGTCCGGTCGAGACACTCGACGCGTTCGGCATTGATGTGAATGCGGTCGAGGACGTAATCCTCACGCATTTGCACTACGACCATGCCGGCAATTTCGACCGGTTTCCGAAGGCGCGCTTCCACCTTCAGGAACGTGAGCTGGCCTATGCCACCGGTCGCTTCATGCGGTATCCGCGGCTGTCGCACTCCTTTGAGGTCGAGGACATCTGCGGGATTGTGCGGCTCAATTATGCCCGCAGGGTCTTGTTCTACAATGGCGATGCCGAACTCGCGCCCGGTTTGACGATCCATGCGGCAGGCGGCCATTCGGCCGGACTTCAGTTCGTCCGTGTCAGGACGCGCAGGGGTTTTGTCGTGCTTGCCTCCGATGTCAGCCATTTCTACGAGAACATGGCAAGCGAGCGGCCGTTCACTACGGCGCTGCACATCGGTGAGATGCTCGAGGGGTTCGAACGATTGCTCACGCTCGCACCGGACGAAAACCATATCGTTCCGGGGCACGACCCGCTGGTGATGAAGCTTTATCCAGCGCCGAGCCCGGCGCTGGAGGGCATTGCTGTACGTCTTGACGTGCCCCCGTCAGGCTTTGCACCAGTTCGTGCCGACTTTCTGCAAGGGCACTAG